GGTCAGCCCGACGAAGAACAGCCGCCGCTCCTCGGCGACCTCGGCCTCGGTCGGCGCCGAGCCGGGCAGCCGCAGCGGCAGCAGCCCGTCCTCGCACCCGGCCAGGAACACGACCGGGAACTCCAGGCCCTTCGCGGCATGCAGGGTGAGCAGGGTGACCGCCTCGGCCCGCGGGTCGAGCGCGTCGACCTCCGCGCCGGTGGCCACCTCGCCCAGGAACCGCTGCAGGTCCTGCCCGCAGCGCAGGGCCAGCGGGGTGAGCAGGTCGACCGCGGCCCAGACCTCGTCCGGCTCGGGCGAGCCGCCGCCCAGCGCCGGGCGCTCGATGAGCACCTTCGCGGTCAGCTTCAGCCGGGCCGCGACCGAGCCGGTCAGCCCGTTCGCCAGGCGCAGCTCCGCGAGCAGCGTGTTCACCCCGGCCCGGCTGCGCAGCCGGTCGTGCGAGCGCTTCTGCACCGGCACCCCGGCCCGGGACAGCGCGTCCACGATCGCTGCGGCCTGCGCGTCGGTGCGGTAGAGCACCGCGATGTCGGAGAAGGACACCGTCGTGCCGGTCACCCCGCGTACGTCCGCGCGGGTGCGGTGGGACACGCCGCCGACCAGCTCGTCGACCTTGCGGGCGATGAACGCCGCCTCGTCGGCCGGGCTGCTCGCCGGGTAGACGCCGATCAGCGGCGCCTCCAGGTCCACCTTGGCCGGGTCGAGCCGCCGCCCCGGCACCAGCGAGCTGGGCGCGATGGCCTGCGTCGCGGCGGCCAGGATCGGCGCCGACGAGCGGTAGTTGCGGGTCAGGCGCACCACCCGGGCGTCGACGAAGTCGCGGGAGAACTGCAGGAAGAACGAGACGTCGGCGCCCCGGAACGAGTAGATCGCCTGGTCCGGGTCGCCGATCGCGCACAGGTTGCCGTCGCTGGGCACCAGCAGCCGCAGCAGCGCGTACTGGTCGGCGTCCACGTCCTGGTATTCGTCGACGAACACCCACGGCCAGCGCGAGCGCAGCTTGTCCGCCAGCGACGGCTGCGCCTTGAGCAGCGCGACCAGGCGCGGGATCAGCTCGTCCAGCGCGACCCCCTCGCCGCCCGGCTCGTCGGTCACCACCAGGTCGGGCTCCTGCTCGCGCAGCACCGACAGCGCCAGCGAGTGGAACGTGGCCACGGTGACGTCCTCGGCGACCGGACCGAGCAGCCCGCCCAGCCGGTGCCGCAGCTCCTCGGCGGCCCGCCGGGTGAACGTGATGGCCAGGCAGTCCTCGGGGTAGACGTTCATCTCGGCGCACAGGTACGCCAGGCGGTGGGTCAGCGTGCGGGTCTTGCCCGTGCCCGGCCCGGCCACGATCAGCAGCGGGCCGCCCGGCGCGGACGCGGCCACCCGCTGCATCGCGTCGAGGCGGTCCAGCAGGCCGGTGCCGACCTCCTCCATCCCGGCGAGCATCGGCTCGAACGGCTCGTGCGGCGAGGGCGGCGGCGGCAGCGGCGGCGCGGAGACCGGCTTGGTACGGCGTACCGCCGGCTTGCTCGGAGCTGCCTTCGGCGCACGCGGCTTGCGCGGTGCGGCGGGCGCGACCGGCGCGGGCAGGTCGAACAGGGTGTCCGCGGCGGCGGCGGGGCGCAGCTCCGCCGGCTCGAACAGGCGGATCACGCCGTACTCGCCGTCGTAGCCGGGCACCCGGGTCACCCGGCCCGCGCGCAGGCGGCGCAGGGCCTCGCCCAGCAGCTCGCCGCCGGCGGCGGTCACCTCGTCCAGCGGGGCGTCCATGAGGATGTCCAGCTCCGAGCCCAGCGCCGCGACCAGGGCGTTCACCCTGCCCTCGACGGTGCGGGTCTTCGGGCCGACGCCCTCCAGCTCGCCGACGATCTCCGGCAGCTGCACCAGGTGGGTGACCGGGCGGGCGTTCGGCGCGGTAGCGCCCTCGGGCCGGTCGGCCAGCGCCTCGACCCGGGCCAGCACGCCGATGGTCAGCGGCCGGTGGCACACCGGGCAGATCCCGCCGGTGGCCTTCGACTGGGCCGGGGTCCAGTTCACGCCGCAGTCGCGGTGCCCGTCCCCGTGGTACTTGCCCTCCTCCGGGAAGAACTCGATCGTTCCGGCCAGGCCCGGCGCGCCCGCCAGCGCGGCCTTGAGCGCGTGGTAGTCCAGCGCGCAGTCGAAGCGGGTGGCCTCCCTGGCCAGCGCCTGCGGCGAGTGGGCGTCGGAGTTCGAGACCAGGGCGTATCCGTCCAGGCTGGACACCCGGTGGTTCATCGCCGGGTCGCTGGACAGGCCGGTCTCCACGGCCGTGATGTGCCCGGCCAGGTCGGCGTAGCAGTCGGCGATCGCGTCGAAGCCCGACTTGGAGCCCAGCGCCGAGAACCACGGCGTCCAGATGTGCGCCGGGACCAGGTACGCGTCCGGGCTCGCGTCCAGGGTGATCTCCAGCAGGTCCCGCGAGTCCAGGCCGAGGATCGGCCGGCCGTCGCCGGCCAGGTTGCCGACCCGGCCCAGCCGGTCGCGGAAGCGCTGCGCGGCCTCCAGGTCGGGCAGGTAGATCAGGTGGTGCACCTTGCGCGTGCGGTCGCCGCGCTTGTAGATCGTGGAGATCTCCGCGCTGAGCATGAACCGGGCGGGCTCGCCCGCGGCCAGCCGGGCGGGCAGCCGCTGCGCCACATCCCGCTCCGCCTCGGGGGACAGCCGGTACAGGCCCGGCTCGGCCTCGCGCAGCTGCTCGCGCAGGTGCTCGTACCAGGCCGGGTGGGTGACGTCGCCGGTGCCGAGCAGTGCCACGCCCTTGCGCCGTGCCCACCACGCCAGCGTGGGCAGTTCGAGGTCCTTGCTGCACGCACGCGAATACCGCGAGTGGATATGCAGATCAGCGGTCCAGACGGGGGGCACGTCGCATCCTGACACGCGTAGCGGGTCCATTGGCAACCGCCACGCGCTTCAGTGAGAGTTCTTACCTCACCCGGCACCGCGCCCGCACGAGGCCGCGCAGGTCAGGCCTCGGAACGCAGCTCGATCAGGGTGATGTCCGGCGGCGCCCCGACCCGCACCGGCGGGCCCCAGAAGCCGGCCCCGTTGGTGACGTACACCTGCGTGCCGTCCACCTCGCCGAGCCCGGAGATCACCGGCTGCTGCAGCCCGGCGAGCAGGTTGAACGGCACCATCTGCCCGCCGTGCGTGTGTCCCGACAGTTGCAGGTCGACGCCGTGCTTCGCCGCCTCGAACGCCTGGATCGGCTGGTGCGCGAGCAGCACCACGGGCTTGGCCGGGTCGCGGCCGTCCAGCGCCTTGCCGAAGTCCGGCCCGCCCTCGCCCAGGTCACCGCCGCTGAGGTCGTTGACGCCGGCCAGGGTCAGGCCGCGGATCTCCAGCCGCTCGTTCTGCAGCGGCCGCATGCCGAGCCGGTCCACCTCGACCAGCCACTCCTCGGCACCGGAGAAGTACTCGTGGTTGCCGGTGACGAAGTAGGCCCCGTCGCGGGAGCTCAGCTCACGCAGCGGCGCCGCCTCGTCGGCCAGCTCGGCGACGCTGCCGTCGACCAGGTCGCCGACCACCGCGATGAGGTCGGCGTTCATGCCGTTGATCGAGCGCACGATGCGGCGGCTGTGCTCGACGCCGGTCAGCGGGCCCAGATGGATGTCGCTGACCAGGGCGATCTTGTAGCCGTCCAGGCTGCGTGGCAGCTTCGCGAGCGGGATCTGCACCCGCTTGAGCACCGGGTCGCCGAGCGCGGTCTTGACGCCGTAGCCGGTGATGCCGGTGGCGGTCAGCCCGGCGAAGATCGCCGCACTCCGCGCGAGCAGCAGCCGCCGCGAGGGGTCCACCGGCCCGGTGCCCTGCCTCGGTGCGCCGGTGCTTGATCCGCCGACCGGCCCGGCGTCGGGGCCGTCCGAGGCCCCGTCATCGCTCGTAGGCCCGGCGGGTTCGGTGCTCCCGGCCGCCGGTTGCGCGGCCGCTCCGGGCAGGCCCGGCTCGGCCAGCGCGGTGCGCACGGCCCCGACCGGGGCAGGCGCGGGCTCAGAGGTGGCCAGGCCCGCCTCGTCGACCGCCACCCGCGCCGGGCGGCGGGCCCAGGTGCGGTTGGCGATCAGCCGGGGGATCTCCAGCACCAGCAGGATGACCAGCAGGTAGAACAGCACGGCCAGCCACATGTAGCCGACCAGGGGGATGATCCAGGAGGCCTTCGCGCCGATCACCCGGGGCACGATGAACGCCGCCAGCAGCGCCACCGCCAGCGCGATGATCGCGGCCGTGCCGATCCGGCGCCCGCGCCGCGTGGTGGTGGTGTCCTTGACCAGCCGCTTCCACAGGTACCAGTGGATCGGGCCGACCACGACCAGCACCATGCTGAGGAACAGCACTGCTTGCAGCACGGGGTGTCCTTTCACCCGCCGGCGAAGGGCGGAAGCACGTCCACGGTCGCGCCGGACGGAATGGGCGCGCGGCGGTCGTGCCAGGCTAGCCCGTCAACCAGAAAGCTGGCTGAAAGGAGCACCCGCCCCAGCCGGTCCCCGTGCGCCGTGCTCAGCTCCTTGACCAACTGAGTGAGGTCGAGCCCCGCGGGCAGCCGCTCCTCGCCGACCCCGGCGGCGGCGCGCGCGCCCGCGTAGTAGCGGATCGTGATCACGTTCATCCCCCGATGGCGGACATGGGCCGGGTGGGCTGCAGGAAGCGCGGGTTGTCGATGCCGTGGCCGGGCATCTTGCCCCACATCGCCTCGCGCCAGCGCTGCGCGATCTCCTCGTCGCCGGCACCGCCGCGCAGCAGCCCGCGCAGGTCGGTCTCGCCCCGGGCGAACAGGCAGTTGCGCACCTGGCCGTCGGCGGTCAGCCGGGTCCGGTCGCAGTCGCCGCAGAACGGCCGGGTGACCGACGCGATCACGCCGACCTTCGCCGGACCGCCGTCGACCAGCCACGTCTCGGCTGGTGCGCCGCCCCGCTCGGCGGGGTCGGGGGTGAGGTCGAATTCGGTGGTCAGCGAGGCCAGGATCTCGTCCGCGGTGACCATGCGGTCACGGCTCCACCCGTGCTGGGCGTCGAGCGGCATCTGCTCGATGAAACGCAGCTCGTACCCGTGCTTGAGGGCGAAGCGCAGCAGCGCGGGGGCCTCGTCGTCGTTCACGTCGCGCAGCAGCACCGCGTTGAGCTTCACCGGGGTCAGCCCGGCCGCGGCCGCGCCGGACAGCCCGTCGATCACGTCCTGGAAGCGGCGGCGCAGCGCGATCGCGGCGAAGCGCTCCGGGTCGATGGTGTCCAGCGAGACGTTGACCCGGTCCAGCCCGGCGTCGCGCAGCGGCACGGCGAGGCGGGCCAGCCCGATGCCGTTGGTGGTGATCGAGAGCCGGGGCCGGGGCGACAGCGCCGCCGAGCCGGCCACGATGTCCACGATGCCGGGGCGCAGCAGCGGCTCGCCGCCGGTGAAGCGCACCTCCTCGACCCCGAGCCGGGTCACCGCGATGGTGATCAGCCGGAGCACCTCGCCGTCGGTGAGGATCTCGGCCTTGGGCAGCCAGGGCAGGCCTTCGGGGGGCATACAGTACGAACAGCGCAGGTTGCACCGATCCGTCAGCGAGACCCGCAGATCGACGGCGCGACGGCCGTAGCGGTCGATCAGTCCAGGGTGCGCGGAGGTCACCTGACGAACCTACCGCGCCGTCAAGGGCATGCGCGCTCCCTGGTCACCTGGCAGGATCCCGGCCGTGTTGCCGACCCTCCTGCGGCTCGGCAGTTTCGGGGAAACTGCACCCACCGGGCCTCCGGAAGCCGCACTTTCCCTGAAACTGCGGCCCGCACGGGCATCGGGACGGGGTGGGCGGGTCAGGCGGTGAGGGGGAGGCAGGCGCTGGTGGTGTCGCGGACGCCGGGGGCGAAGGCGGCGCCGAACAGGGCCGTGTGCAGCAGGTACATGGAGAGCTGGTGCAGCGGGACGCGGTTGTGCCAGCCGTCGGCGGGCGGCCACGCCTCGGCGTAAGCCGACAGGATCCGCTCCAGGTGCGGCGCCCCGCCCCACAGGCGCAGGTACGCCAGGTCGGTCTCGCGGTGGCCGCCGTGCGCGGCCGGGTCAACCAGCCAGCAGCGCCCATCGGCACCCCACAGCAGGTTGCCGGTCCACAGGTCGCCGTGGATGCGCGCGGGCCCCTCGTCGCCGCCCACCCGGTCCAGGCCCGCGATGACCCGCTCGACGCGAGCGACGTCGTCCCGCTCCAGCGCGCCCCGGTCCATGGAGAGCCGCAGGTACGCGGTCAGCCGCCGCTCGGCGTACCACTCGTGCCACGGCCCCGGACCGGGCGTGTTGTCCATCTGCGCGGAGCCGTGGAACCCGGCCCAGTCCGCCCCGAACGCGGGCGCCCCGGCCCGGTGCAGGCCGGCGAGGGCGCGGCCGAACTCCTCGGCGGCCCGGGCCGACGGCTGTCCGTGCTCGATCCAGGCCATGCCGAGCAGGTCCGGCGTGTCGACCAGCACCTCGGGCACGGCGACGGTGCCGGTCTCGGCGAGCCAGCGCAGCCCGTGCGCCTCGGCGGCGAAGAACCCGTCAGGGGCCCGCCCACCGGTCTCGGGCCACGACTTCGTGAAGATCGACTCGCCGTCGTCGAAGGTCAGCCGGCTGGTGTGGCAGATCGACCCGCCGTCGACCGGCGTCTCCCGGATGCGCTGGTGGTGCAGGAACGTCGGCAGCAGGTGCGGGTGCGCACGCAGGTAGGCCAGATCCACGGCTCCCATTCTGAGCCGCGCGGGCCGCAGAGGTTAAGAAGGGCACCTTCTACTACGAAAAACGATAAGAAGGTGCCCTTCCTTTCAGGGCCAGGGGTGGATGGAGTGGGGTGGGACGGCGCGGTCCAGGGCGTCGGTGAGCAGGTGGGCCAGGGAGTATGCCGGGTCGGCGTGCAGGGCGCGGTCGAGGGCGGCGCGGGCGAGCACGCCGTTGCCGGCACGCCAGGCGGACCAGGCCAGCAGGCTGGCAGGCGGGGCGGCGAGGGCCGGCTCGGCGCGGCGGGTGAGGTCCAGCCACAGGTCGTGCTGCCAGCCGGCGGCGTCGGTGCGCTGCCAGGCGTGGTCACGGCAGCGCAGGTCGTGCAGCAGCACGGTGAGCCAGGCGGCGGCGTCGTCGTCCAGGCGGCCGCCGGTCTCGGCCAGGTCCAGCGCCGTCTCGACGGCGGCCTCCCCGGCGGTGACCAGGGCCGCGTCGCCGCCGTCGGCGAGCAGGGCGGCCAGGCGCTGCTCGGCGCGGTCGACGGCCTGGGTCATGGCGGCCGCGGCGAGGCCGCCGACCGGCTCCACCTGGCGCTCGACGGCGTCCCGGTCCGGCAGGGCGACCAGGCCCTCGTACGTGGCCATCGCCGCCGCGGCGGTGGCGCTCGGGTCGAACCGGGCGCCCTCCGGCGGGGTGCACCGGTCGCACTGCAGGCAGTGGTAACGGTCGCCGTCCTGCAGCAGCACCTCGCGGACGTGGTAGCCCCGCGCGTCGAGCGCGTCGGCGGCGTGCCTGGTCGCGGCGCCCGCCCCGGGGTCGGGCCCGTAGCCGAGGAGCACGACCGAGCCGACCGCGTCCGGGCCCCGGCCCGCCGCGCGCAGCACCTGCGCGAAGCGGCGTACCGTCTCGGTGCGGGGCCCGGCGACGTCGGCGCGGGCCGCGACGACGATGCGGTCGCCGCGCAGTCCCATCACGACGATGCTGTCGGCTGGATGGAAACCGAGCAGGTAGGGCGCGTATCCGAGCAGGTCGGCCCGCTCGGTGAGGCTGTAGGCGGGGGTGTCCGTGGTCATGCGGGCAGCCTCGCCGCCGCGGCCGCCCGAGAACAGCGATGATCGTTTACCTGTGGACGACACGCCGGTCCGTCCACAGGGTCGGGGGAGGTGCGATGAGCGCGTACGCCGCGCTGGTGCTGGCCGGAGGCGCGGGCCGCCGGATGGGCGATCCCGCCAAACCGCTGCTGCCCGTGGGCGGGGTGCCGATGCTGCGGCGCGTGCTCGCCGCAGTCGCCGCCGCCCGTCCGCTGATCGTGGTGGGCCCGCCGGAACTGGCCTCCGAGCTGCCCGTACACGCGGTGCTGACGCGCGAGGAGCCGCCGGGCGGCGGCCCGGTCGCCGCCCTCGCCGCAGGCGTCGCACACCTGCCCGCACAGGGTTTGGTCCTGGTCACCGCAGCGGACCTGCCCTTCCTCACCGCGTCCGCGATCGACGCCCTCGCCGCCCGCCTCACCTCGCCCGGCGTGGCGCTGTTCGTCGACCGTGAGGGGAGGCGCCAGCACCTGTGTGCGCTGTGGCGCGTCAGCGCGCTGCGGGCCGCGCTGCCGGCCGACCCGCGCGGGGCGTCGATGCGGAGGCTGCTGGACGGCGTGGAAGTGGCGCAGGTCGCCTGGGCCGGGGACGGCCCGCCGCCGTGGTACGACTGCGACACCCCGGACGAGCTGGCGCGGGCCGAACGCGCCGGGCGCGAGTATCGAAGCGTCGCCGGTCGCGGCGACGACGAGGACGAGGAGGCACGGCCGTGAGCGTCGACCTGCATGACTTCACCGAGGCGGCATGCGCGGAGCTGGGAGTGCCCCGCGCCGACGTGGACGTCACGCTGATCCTGGACCTGGCCCGTGACGTCGCGCACAACACCGTACGGCCGGGCGCCCCGGTCGGGGCGTTCCTGCTCGGCCTGGCGGTCGGCCGGGGTGGTGACCCGGCCGAGCTGGCCGCCCGACTGAGCGCGCTCGCGCAGCGTATGGGCACCGCCGAACCGTCCTGACCGGTCGCCCGCCATCGACGCTGATCGGCGCGTAACCGGCTTCTCGCGTCAAAAGGCCGACTACGCGAACAGTATTCCGGTCGGTAATGTCTCGGTGACGGAGGAACGTGGTTTGTCCACAGGCATCCCGGGGGATGAGCCAGGTTCGACGAGGAGGCGTGCCGATGTCGGAACTGTCGAACCCGGGCCTGGCGGAAGCCGGGCTGCTGGACGAGCCCACCACCGCGGACCTGCATGCGAAGGTCGCCGAGGCGTGGCGTGACTTCGCGCGGGCGCTGGCCGGGGTGCTGCCCGCGCTGCCCGTCGGCGCCGAGCTGGAGCTGGCGCTCGACCCGACCGCCTCCGGCACCGGCTCGGCGGTGTACGGGGTGAGCGTGGAGCACCTCGCCGACGGCACCCTGCAGGCGCGCGCGGTCAGCAACGCGAATCTGCCCGAGGGCTTCCGGCTGGAGCGGCCCGCGATCGCCGCGATGGTCGCGCTGGGCTGGTCGCCGCCCGGCGTGGTGGCCGGCTCGCGGGAGAACTTCGGCATGACCGGCGCGCCGGACGCGCTGGCCGGGATCATCACCCGCACGCTGCGCGACGTGTACGGCGCGCCGCACCCGGCGTTCCTCGTCTACGAGGCGCACGACCAGGAGGAGGAGCCGGTCGCCGTCGAGCCGCTGGCCACCGCCCGGCACGAGTCCATGGTGGACGCGTTCCTGCCGTCCATCGACTCCCTGGACGCCAGCGGGCTGGACCTGGCCGACCGGGTGCGCATCGTGGTGTCCGCGATGCTGAAGACCGACCCGGACGCGCTGCAGGTGGACGGCGACGGCGACATCGGCATCCGGGCCGGGTCGGCGATGGTGTTCGTCCGGGTGCGCGACGAGCCGCCGCTGATCGACGTGTTCTCGCCGGTGCTGACCGACATCGAGCCGGGCGAGAAGCTGTTCGTGAAGCTGTCCGAGCTGACCAACCGGATGCCGATCGGCCGGCTCTACTGCACCTCGGGCACCGTGTGGGCCTCGATCCCGGTGTTCGGCCGCGACTTCCAGGCCAGCCACCTGGCGCTGGCGATCCAGGTGATGACCGGCCTGGCCGACGAGCTGGACGACCGGCTGCACGGCGAGTTCGGCGGCAAGCGCTTCTTCGGCGAGGGCGACAAGCCCGCGATCACCCCGCCGTCCGAGACCCGCATCGGCCAGTACCTCTGACCTCTGCCTTGTTGTGAACGAAGCTCTCGCCGCGTTGTCCCAACAGCGTGGCGGGAGCTTCGTTCATGGGTTGATTAGAGCAGCACCCGCGCCAGGGCCGGGCCGGGGGCCGCCAGCGGGGTCGCCACGGCGACCGTGTCGCCGACGACCCAGAGGGTGTCGCCGACCACCAGGGAACGCCGCGGATAGCTGAGCTCGGCCCGGCTCACCTCGCCGATCTTCTCCAGGCGGTCGTCGCCCACCCGGTAGACCAGCGCGCCCGCCCGCTGCCCGCCGTCGTACGCCATGTACGGCACGACCAGCATCCGGGTGTCCGGCCAGTACAGGAACGCGTGCGGGTCCTGCTCGGCCTCGCTCCAGCCGTGCGGGATCTTCTGCTGGTCGAGGCGCCTAGGGTCGGCCCCGCCGACGTCGAACAGCGACACCTGCAGGCCGGTGGTCCTGCCCTGCTCGGTGGCGTCCTGCCCGACGCCGAGCAGCCGCCCGCCGTCCAGCGGGTGCAGGTAGCTGCTGAAACCCGGGATCTTCAGCTCACCGGTGAGGCGTGGGTGTGCCGGGTCGCGCAGGTCCACCGCGTAGAGCGGGTCGGTCTGCCGGAAGGTCACCACGTAGCCGGTGGGCCCGAGGAAGCGCACCGCGTAGATGCGCTCGCCCTTGCCCAGCCCGCCCAGCTTGCCGAGCTGCCGCAGCTGCCCGCCGTCGCGGCGCAGCGTGTACACGGTGGACTCGCTGCTCGGCTGGCCGCCCCACGGCTGACCCGTGGTGGTGGCGGCCCGC
The Catellatospora sp. IY07-71 DNA segment above includes these coding regions:
- a CDS encoding UvrD-helicase domain-containing protein, which gives rise to MDPLRVSGCDVPPVWTADLHIHSRYSRACSKDLELPTLAWWARRKGVALLGTGDVTHPAWYEHLREQLREAEPGLYRLSPEAERDVAQRLPARLAAGEPARFMLSAEISTIYKRGDRTRKVHHLIYLPDLEAAQRFRDRLGRVGNLAGDGRPILGLDSRDLLEITLDASPDAYLVPAHIWTPWFSALGSKSGFDAIADCYADLAGHITAVETGLSSDPAMNHRVSSLDGYALVSNSDAHSPQALAREATRFDCALDYHALKAALAGAPGLAGTIEFFPEEGKYHGDGHRDCGVNWTPAQSKATGGICPVCHRPLTIGVLARVEALADRPEGATAPNARPVTHLVQLPEIVGELEGVGPKTRTVEGRVNALVAALGSELDILMDAPLDEVTAAGGELLGEALRRLRAGRVTRVPGYDGEYGVIRLFEPAELRPAAAADTLFDLPAPVAPAAPRKPRAPKAAPSKPAVRRTKPVSAPPLPPPPSPHEPFEPMLAGMEEVGTGLLDRLDAMQRVAASAPGGPLLIVAGPGTGKTRTLTHRLAYLCAEMNVYPEDCLAITFTRRAAEELRHRLGGLLGPVAEDVTVATFHSLALSVLREQEPDLVVTDEPGGEGVALDELIPRLVALLKAQPSLADKLRSRWPWVFVDEYQDVDADQYALLRLLVPSDGNLCAIGDPDQAIYSFRGADVSFFLQFSRDFVDARVVRLTRNYRSSAPILAAATQAIAPSSLVPGRRLDPAKVDLEAPLIGVYPASSPADEAAFIARKVDELVGGVSHRTRADVRGVTGTTVSFSDIAVLYRTDAQAAAIVDALSRAGVPVQKRSHDRLRSRAGVNTLLAELRLANGLTGSVAARLKLTAKVLIERPALGGGSPEPDEVWAAVDLLTPLALRCGQDLQRFLGEVATGAEVDALDPRAEAVTLLTLHAAKGLEFPVVFLAGCEDGLLPLRLPGSAPTEAEVAEERRLFFVGLTRAQRRLYLSHAARRVRYGSERDCRPTPFLAPVDAGLLEQLGDQAPRRPRDQQLRLI
- a CDS encoding metallophosphoesterase — protein: MVLVVVGPIHWYLWKRLVKDTTTTRRGRRIGTAAIIALAVALLAAFIVPRVIGAKASWIIPLVGYMWLAVLFYLLVILLVLEIPRLIANRTWARRPARVAVDEAGLATSEPAPAPVGAVRTALAEPGLPGAAAQPAAGSTEPAGPTSDDGASDGPDAGPVGGSSTGAPRQGTGPVDPSRRLLLARSAAIFAGLTATGITGYGVKTALGDPVLKRVQIPLAKLPRSLDGYKIALVSDIHLGPLTGVEHSRRIVRSINGMNADLIAVVGDLVDGSVAELADEAAPLRELSSRDGAYFVTGNHEYFSGAEEWLVEVDRLGMRPLQNERLEIRGLTLAGVNDLSGGDLGEGGPDFGKALDGRDPAKPVVLLAHQPIQAFEAAKHGVDLQLSGHTHGGQMVPFNLLAGLQQPVISGLGEVDGTQVYVTNGAGFWGPPVRVGAPPDITLIELRSEA
- a CDS encoding MoaD/ThiS family protein produces the protein MNVITIRYYAGARAAAGVGEERLPAGLDLTQLVKELSTAHGDRLGRVLLSASFLVDGLAWHDRRAPIPSGATVDVLPPFAGG
- the moaA gene encoding GTP 3',8-cyclase MoaA is translated as MTSAHPGLIDRYGRRAVDLRVSLTDRCNLRCSYCMPPEGLPWLPKAEILTDGEVLRLITIAVTRLGVEEVRFTGGEPLLRPGIVDIVAGSAALSPRPRLSITTNGIGLARLAVPLRDAGLDRVNVSLDTIDPERFAAIALRRRFQDVIDGLSGAAAAGLTPVKLNAVLLRDVNDDEAPALLRFALKHGYELRFIEQMPLDAQHGWSRDRMVTADEILASLTTEFDLTPDPAERGGAPAETWLVDGGPAKVGVIASVTRPFCGDCDRTRLTADGQVRNCLFARGETDLRGLLRGGAGDEEIAQRWREAMWGKMPGHGIDNPRFLQPTRPMSAIGG
- a CDS encoding fructosamine kinase family protein, with amino-acid sequence MDLAYLRAHPHLLPTFLHHQRIRETPVDGGSICHTSRLTFDDGESIFTKSWPETGGRAPDGFFAAEAHGLRWLAETGTVAVPEVLVDTPDLLGMAWIEHGQPSARAAEEFGRALAGLHRAGAPAFGADWAGFHGSAQMDNTPGPGPWHEWYAERRLTAYLRLSMDRGALERDDVARVERVIAGLDRVGGDEGPARIHGDLWTGNLLWGADGRCWLVDPAAHGGHRETDLAYLRLWGGAPHLERILSAYAEAWPPADGWHNRVPLHQLSMYLLHTALFGAAFAPGVRDTTSACLPLTA
- a CDS encoding DUF4192 domain-containing protein, encoding MTTDTPAYSLTERADLLGYAPYLLGFHPADSIVVMGLRGDRIVVAARADVAGPRTETVRRFAQVLRAAGRGPDAVGSVVLLGYGPDPGAGAATRHAADALDARGYHVREVLLQDGDRYHCLQCDRCTPPEGARFDPSATAAAAMATYEGLVALPDRDAVERQVEPVGGLAAAAMTQAVDRAEQRLAALLADGGDAALVTAGEAAVETALDLAETGGRLDDDAAAWLTVLLHDLRCRDHAWQRTDAAGWQHDLWLDLTRRAEPALAAPPASLLAWSAWRAGNGVLARAALDRALHADPAYSLAHLLTDALDRAVPPHSIHPWP
- a CDS encoding molybdenum cofactor guanylyltransferase produces the protein MSAYAALVLAGGAGRRMGDPAKPLLPVGGVPMLRRVLAAVAAARPLIVVGPPELASELPVHAVLTREEPPGGGPVAALAAGVAHLPAQGLVLVTAADLPFLTASAIDALAARLTSPGVALFVDREGRRQHLCALWRVSALRAALPADPRGASMRRLLDGVEVAQVAWAGDGPPPWYDCDTPDELARAERAGREYRSVAGRGDDEDEEARP
- a CDS encoding DUF6457 domain-containing protein, whose protein sequence is MSVDLHDFTEAACAELGVPRADVDVTLILDLARDVAHNTVRPGAPVGAFLLGLAVGRGGDPAELAARLSALAQRMGTAEPS